One Primulina tabacum isolate GXHZ01 chromosome 10, ASM2559414v2, whole genome shotgun sequence DNA segment encodes these proteins:
- the LOC142505735 gene encoding tRNA-dihydrouridine(16/17) synthase [NAD(P)(+)]-like, whose protein sequence is MQNLSCYGSGLIFPVNPFSNSRHRLLHFDSGGDECPERCKPIPPISKIHLNPNPNSKPFDLFVAAAQTQPLLPHTVPTGTEVNFRFSGTTTLASGTDSSPLDAWTHWKKLGRPKFIVAPMVDHSELPFRLLCRKYGAHAAYTPMLHARVFNENPRYRSREFSTCKEDRPLFVQFCANNPDVLLEAAQRMEPYCDYVDINLGCPQNFAKRGNYGAYLMSNLPLVKSLVEKLAKNLRVPVSCKIRIFPDLQDTINYAKLLEDAGCSLLAVHGRTIDQKDQKTIRANWDVIKAVRKVVSIPVLANGNIRHIDDVWLCLEETGVEGVLSAEAILENPALFAGYRLTDELVLGNGEMVKDLKLDQGELVLEYLKLCERYPVSWGIIISHVHKMLGDWFRIHPNVRDEFNAQKSLTFEYLYEMVFRLRELGVSLPLCVTHTNLLRLHCIR, encoded by the exons ATGCAGAACCTGTCGTGCTATGGGTCAGGTTTAATCTTCCCCGTTAACCCATTTTCCAACAGCAGGCATCGCCTCCTTCATTTTGATTCCGGCGGTGATGAGTGCCCGGAGAGATGTAAACCCATTCCGCCTATCTCCAAGATCCATCTCAACCCAAACCCGAATTCCAAACCTTTCGACTTATTCGTGGCGGCCGCACAAACCCAACCCCTTTTGCCACACACCGTTCCCACTGGCACCGAGGTCAATTTCCGCTTTTCTGGAACTACGACTCTCGCCTCCGGGACAGATTCCAGCCCTTTGGATGCCTGGACCCACTGGAAGAAATTGGGACGGCCCAAATTCATCGTAGCCCCTATGGTGGACCATTCCGAGCTACCGTTCCGTTTGCTCTGCAGGAAGTACGGTGCCCACGCCGCTTACACTCCGATGCTTCATGCCAGGGTTTTCAATGAAAACCCAAGATATCGCTCTCGAGAATTCTCAACCTGTAAG GAGGATAGGCCGTTGTTTGTGCAGTTCTGTGCAAATAATCCGGATGTTTTGCTGGAGGCCGCGCAGAGAATGGAGCCTTACTGTGATTATGTTGACATTAACTTGGG GTGCCCACAGAACTTTGCAAAACGTGGCAATTATGGTGCTTACCTCATGTCTAATCTCCCCCTCGTCAAGTCTCTGGTGGAAAAATTGGCAAAAAACCTGCGCGTTCCTGTCTCATGCAAAATTCGAATATTTCCAGATCTGCAAGACACCATCAACTATGCCAAATTGTTGGAGGACGCTGGTTGTTCTCTTCTGGCGGTACATGGTCGTACAATAGACCAAAAAGACCAGAAAACGATCCGGGCCAACTGGGATGTCATAAAAGCAGTCAGAAAAGTGGTTAGCATACCCGTCCTTGCGAATGGAAATATACGACACATTGATGATGTATGGCTGTGTTTGGAAGAGACCGGAGTTGAAGGGGTTCTGTCAGCTGAAGCAATACTCGAAAATCCAGCTCTTTTCGCTGGATACAGACTGACTGATGAACTTGTGTTGGGGAATGGAGAAATGGTGAAAGATTTGAAACTGGACCAGGGAGAATTGGTGTTGGAGTATTTGAAGCTGTGTGAGAGATATCCAGTTTCTTGGGGGATTATAATTTCTCATGTGCATAAAATGTTAGGGGATTGGTTCAGAATACATCCAAATGTAAGAGACGAGTTCAATGCGCAGAAGAGTCTCACGTTTGAATACCTTTACGAGATGGTGTTTAGGCTTCGGGAACTTGGTGTGTCGTTACCTCTTTGTGTTACCCATACTAATCTCCTCAGATTACATTGTATCAGGTGA